From the Vespa velutina chromosome 5, iVesVel2.1, whole genome shotgun sequence genome, the window cataatatttttataaaattgatttgaatattgaaatttGCATGTCATCAATTTAAAccatttttcttgttttattatcaGCATCGAACATTAAAATTCTTTGTGATATTGTTCTacttcaaaaaattatttcacgtTACGTATTATGTTAGTATTATAACGTTGATGGAACAATTTGTCAAGCTTATAGATCGTTGGTATGGTGCCTGTATCCGTATACGTCACGGTCGTTCTGTCCTGTTATCCGCTTATGTActcaagaaatttattatctataactGATGATTGCATCGTAGAGGTTTCAATGTATTCCTTTCGGATATTGATAACATGCGGACTTTAACAAacatttccttcatttttgataaatttcttgAATATTTGTAGTTGTACATAagacttatttattattgtaaataaggTCTTATtgtaaggtaaaaaaaaattcttacaatacaataaaaagaagtattgCGTACTAGTAAAAGTAACgtaatttatcgtatatacataagacTTGTTTACTTATCGCGTATAAAACTTATTTTACACGATGGTGAAAATTATacttacgataaaaaaaaaaaaaaaaataaagaaaagaaaaagaaaaaacaaagcaaTTCGATCGAGAGTAACAAGGATTAAgtataagtacatatttatttggtcaatattttttattaactaatgataaatattttgtaaaataaatgatcaatttATACGATGGTCAATATTTTGATCAGTATAAATAATGAAGTATCATATTTGCATCAGAGTTGCGTAACTTATATTACGTATTgcctttttattataaatattgatcatttatttataatattaatcaaattttgaaaaatattgaactaATAGATACTAGCCATTTAAATTGAGCGCTATTTCACGAGCACAGTCAAGGAGGTTACTCAACACGGACGATGGCAGGCTCAGTTATCAAACTTGTTTACCATCCTACATAAGTTTCCTGGTGCGTCGTGtggagagggaaaagaggcAGACGGACTCGTGGCCGCCTGGTACGATTAAGTTAAACGCGTTGAACGTGTCAGTAGAAACGCAAACGTTACGCGATAAAGTTTCCTCGTTCACGTTACTTATTTTCACAAAGAAGAGTTGCTGATGCGGGTATTACGTGGGAAATGTCAACCTTTCGCAACGAAACGACTATGCTAGGATATGTTCTATCAACATGTGTTCATATTTTGACGATGACGGATAATAAAATGTGGTATAACAAGTGTGACATAACAATTTCAAAAGGATTTTAAATTTACGAGCTTACTTTTGTTgtcaacgagaaaaagaagaagaagaagaaaaaaaaaaaagaaaacaataaaagaaacgaacgatacGAGTTTATTAAATGATCTTCAACGAGTTGTTGTGTCTTATCTTTTGATCTTCTTCATAGTGagtcatatattttaataatagtgtgttttttttatataacccCGGTTGCCCTTCTGCCATTGTGTTATTATCGACtcaagaatatattttcttacaagTATTGTATACGAGTTATGAAAAAGTTCGAAAGATAAACAGGTATGGAATGACCAGTGAATTGACATGCGTGTATGAATCATCATTTTAATGTGCTATTATATCTGtcatatgaaatgaaaagtttccacttatatatatatatatacatatatatatatatatgtgcattcatttgaatcattaattaaaaccAAGTCGAATTGTTTCTtctaaggaaaagaaatatttaaatttcaagaACGCAAAAAATTCGTGACCTCTGATTTTATTTTGGGctagttattattttcttggaAATAAGATGGAGATTGTATTCTAGGAAATAGTAATTTCGTTGATcatgaagataataaattaaagagtGAAAACTTGTTTAATACTGAGTAGAAATATGAGTTCGATCGATTGCTTAAGTAAATAAGTCGAAGAAtcagatagagatatatacgTAACTAAGGATTATTTTGATATCTCTTCTAAGCAGataacttcttttttacaattaaattggATAGAAACGGAAAAGGTAAATTCCAAAATTTCTTTACGTTTTCGAAaggatttaaatttattcgatcaaaAGATTACTTTCGTtcgttaaagaaataaaaaaaaagaaaaagaaaaaaaacaaaaagaaattgataaaacaTGGATGATTCCAAGAAAAAGGACACCGATAAATGTCCGTCAAAGGAAGTGTCAGCGTTGAACGAAAAAGTGCCTGTTGAAAActcgaaaaatattgattcGGAAACGACAATAAATAGTTTGCCATTGAACAATAATTCTTCAAGTAATTTTTACTTTGATTTGAAAAAACATTCTGATGAAAAAGTTCCTTTGATGGGAACCTCGAAGGATGATTCTAAGGTTAAGCATGAGGAAACTTTGATCGTATTAGATCCATTGGTGGTACCATCGTCCTCGATTAGGAAAGTGAGCgtggaaaaggagaaaaaagtcgagagacaaaaggaaaagagaacaatAGGAGCATTGAAGAGttcgatagataaaaaattagtCTCCGTTGAGAAAAAGCTTGAGGATCGAGTCGAAAAAATATGGGAGGATAACATCGAAAAGCATCCGTGGTTGATACCCATTGAGAATTGGATCATCGATCGATGCAAATCCGATACGAACGATAAATCTCATGTTAAAAAGACTCAAGAGACTAATCTCAAGGGCACGGCTTACGAATTTAAATTCACTGCGGCCGAAGGAGACAACGAGGAGCCAAAAATCGAAAGCGTTTTGaaggaaaaatcaaaaagaaaaattcgaatgGGTTCGCCGAAATTAGAACGATCTTCTGTCGATGAACCAATTGCAATTTCACATTTGAAAAATCTCGAGAAACCTTTCCGATCGCATAGTGCCGAGGATGTATCTACTATTGGGAATCGGCTTACAGATTCGGAAGGGTTTTTGAGGTTGAAAGAAATCAAACCGAATAATCCATTGTTTGATAGATTGATGgataatttcaaagaaaaaatggaagacaTACAAAGGGTATCGACattcctcttttttgttttttttttttttaaagaattttttacacTACTACACCCCCACAGTAACCGTCATTGTTtgaatacatacacatatatgtttacatgattttagaatataaataatttgagaTTCTTGAATTTCAGTACTTTCAGAAAACCAATCGATTGGCGGACGTGAATAGAAAACTAAAATCGCAGATATGGAGTTCGGTGGTAACAATTGTTCTGGTCGAAGCAAAAAGTTTGTTGCCGATGGATATAGATGGTTTGTCCGATCCCTACGTTAAATTtcggtaaatatataaatagatacgtatatataaatgaagaattgccaaatatatattgaacgTTTTAATCagtattttatcaatatttttcttattactaaatataaacgatatttaacgataaatatataaaataagtaatcTCAATTacgattttgaaaattattttctaaaaaagaaaaaaaaaaagctagaagatatttataacattttatgaaaaataacgaaaagacaTTAAATAGTTTGATTAATTTGTAGCCTCGGTACGGAGAAATACAAATCAAAAGTGGTGAACAAGACATTAAATCCTGTGTGGCTCGAACAATTTGATCTTCATCTTTACGAGGACCCTTATCTAGGACAGGAATTGGAAGTAACAGTTTGGGATCGTGATAGAAGTCATCAGGACGATATTATGGGTAAAACCGTAATAAATTTAGCAACGTTGGAACGAGAAACTACTCATCGATTATGGCGAGATCTCGAGGATGGTTCCGGAagtatttttcttctgttaACAATCAGTGGAACTACAGCGAGCGAGACTATTAGCGATTTAGCTGCACATGAAGAAACGCCTAGAGAGAGAACTAATTTAATACaaagatattctttattaaatacgtTGCAGAGACCTCGCGATGTTGGTCATCTGACAGTGAAGGTAATAACAGATAATAGTTATCTTTGTTAGGATAGTTAGTATGTCAAGATACGTAATCGTATTCGACTTTCGTAGTTGGATTCAacgttcgaattaaaaaacaagGACGTTTACGTCGACCGttcattaaatatacaatattaagaGTGACTATGTTTCTGAGACGAGTCTTTATAActaataaatagatttttctttgtaagCTTTTAAAGAACTTGTTCCTCGTTCTAAATGGGAAAAGTAGATCTGGTTTATATATCCATTAATTCTTTAAAGCTTTCTCATCCGTCTTGATCAAGTACCATCGATATTGATCTTTCAAGCTGGCGCCCGGTGTTCATTGCTTTTCAGATATATCGAGCTCAAGGTCTCGCAGCAGCTGATCTCGGGGGAAAGAGTGACCCTTTTTGCGTCCTGGAATTGGTGAATGCTAGATTGCAAACGCAAACTGAATATAAAACATTGGCTCCTAATTGGCAAAAGATTTTCACTTTGTAAGTTGTTTAATTCTTCCTGATCtgatgtatgtaaatattaatataattcgaatcataactttctttgttttttttatgtgaAGCAACGTAAAGGACATAAATTCGGTCCTAGAGGTAACCGTTTATGACGAGGACAGGGATCACAAAGTTGAGTTTCTTGGTAAAGTTGCTATTCCTTTATTAAGGATTCGTAATGGAGAGAAAAGGTGGTACGCTCTGAAGGATAAAAAACTGAGAGGTCGTGCTAAGGGAAATTCACCACAGATTCTTCTGGAAATGACTGTAATTTGGAACGTATTCAGAGCTTGCATTAGAACTTTAAATCCTAAGGAAAAGAAGTATATGGAACCTGAGATCAAGTTTAAGAGACAGGTCTTTTTGAGAAATGTACTTAGGCTCAAAGCGATCATATTATTCTTCATCGAAATGGGAAAGTATATACAGTGAGTGGCTTTTCTTGAAATTCTAAATatcatatagaaataaataataatatctttaaaaattataattaactttaCAGAGCATCCTTTGTCTATTTTacattcgatttcttttttctttctttctacggTCAGGAGTTGCTGGGAGTGGGAAAGTAAACCAAGAAGTATCATTGCGCTGACCCTCTTCGTTCTTGGATGTTATTACTTCGAACCTTACATGATACCAGCATTGGCGTTACTGATTCTTCTTAAATATTACCTGGTAAGGCAATGCTTCTTACAACAATAACGCTTTCTGTAAATACAACAAACCCTTAAACTCGCTCTATCGCTTAAAACACTCGCTGTGCCGATATCGCAACTATACGTATCTTATTGAATATATCCCATAAACCAaccaaaaattttttcaacaattttataGTAGAAACTGATATAATATAGAGTTTTATCACTATAAAATTAGAGCACTATGATTAGTTTTCAAGAGGTTCGCCAAAAGTAGATCGGAATCCTCCTGCATTTGATTGATTGCATCGtgaataaagcaaaaaaaaaaaaaaaatccattttcAAACATTACGTATCTATCGAGCTGGAATAAtctgtatgtacatacattagTATTCGCCCACTTCGTTATACCTCTCTATTTTTGTACAATAATGGCTAATGAAGATTACTAAGCATGGATGAAAAATAAGCTGGAATCTATCCGAGCGGAATACCTTAGCAGCCCACTGTCATCCACTCTGACACCTGTCGATCCACCGGTAATCTTACTACtagtagaaatagtagtagttTACGTCGTTACCTTTCTACACGTTAACATACATAGTATCTtgatctgtctttctctctttctctctctttctctctctcttactctttctttctttctctctttctctctctctctctctttctctctctctctctctctttctttctcttgttctctttttatttttcactatGACACGCTTGATAGAAATATCCTATCACTTGATTGCAATGCCGCATGTCGTGTTTCTTTGCTATCGGCCAGCTTAACATGGAGGATGGGAGTGGAATCAATCAGTGGATTTGCGGACAGGTCGCCGCGGTTACTGGTGCGTCTTTAACGCATCAAACGAGCCCGCATTTTCAAGATACGTCGGAAATGATGTCCGATGATGGACCGGTAACACCAggtgatgatgacgatgacgaggatgataaagataaagtgAGGATTACAGACAGTTGTCCTTTCGATCTAATCGATATCCATGCGATTTAGATTATGTGATACacgataagataaatatcatttgcaggaagagaagaaaagtctGAAGGAACGATTACAGGCAATTCAGGAGGTTACACAAACCGTACAGAATTCTATTGGTTACATCGCCAGTCTTTgcgagagaataaaaaatctcTTTAATTTCACAATTCCTTACCTCAGTTATTTGGCTATGACATTAACCATAATCGGTGCAGCTGtactttattatataccaGTAAGATATCTTATATTAGTTTGGGGTGTGAACAAATTCTCGAGGAAAATCTTGAGGCCACATTCGGTGCCTAACAACGAGGTACTAGATTTGATATCTCGAGTACCTGACGACGAAGAGATACTTAACTATAGGTAAGCGAATAGGCTCGTTAACATCAAATACCGTCCCAAAAAGATGCCTGTCTCTTCTCGTAAAATGtcgattcttttatttctttttttctttctttcttttttaacattttttttcgtacagGGAACTGAAGCCATTACCTACGGCTGATtgtgaaagaggaggaggcTCGAGTGTTAGCGGTGGAAATACTGCGAAAAGAGAGCAACGGAAAAGACACAAAGCGGCGTAACAGAATGGCCCGCGGCCGGAAGTCGCGGGTCCAAGGTCATCCAGTATATTAAAGTCGGTACTCTTACGTAAGAGATTGAAACATCGAAAAGAATCTACCGATAATCCGGATCAAGTCGTCGACGTCGATTGATAGACGACTGATGATCAACTGGATGAAGATTGAGAAGGAAGAAGCATCTCATCGTTTTTCCGTCGTGAAGACCGACCAATGTgcgtctatctcttttttgaaGGTCGTCCCAATGAACTTACTCGATCGATAACTGGGGCAAAAATGGGGGTTGGGAAGGAGGTGGGGGCAATGggaatgataaaaagagagagagagagatagataggtagatagatagatatataaatatatatctctatatatatatatatatatatatatatatatatatactatcttCGTGAGATACAGCTGACGTGTTAAACGATCTTGCTCGcaacaaaaaatatctatccTTTAGTATTATAAATAGGAATACGTTCTTTCATTGATCGGATATgtaagaaatgaattttgacAAAAAATTGCCATGTCCAAAGATGATCTCTCTGCTTGATATCTCTCTATTATCGACTACAATGCTTGCTGGtgtgttaataatttatactcgATGAACCCAAGACCTTCGTGATGATGTTAAATCATTCTCgtcgttcatttttattacgattattatttctttcttcttttcttttttctttttttttctttttttttcttcattcacgAAACAGAACGTCGAGACGAAAGAATAATtcctattttgttttattcgcaAAACAAATCGTTATGGCGGTAAAGGAGATTCCAACCGTCGGCACAAATGGAACACATTAATCGACGCGATGATATCTTAACGAGTACAAATCTTTCACAAGAAATAATTAGTATTTACAGACGTGACTTCTTAATGGAAATCCCGTATCTAATTTGTCtaatatgttaattttttattaaatatctatgcGAGTtatgaatgatttttttacgGATTGAGTGTTTCTGATCCATCACATTTCATAGAAACCCTtcttagattttcttttcacttgtCGGAATTATCGGGATttgatcgatattaaaaaaaaaaaaaaaaaaaggaaaaaaagaaagaaagaaagaaagaaagaaaacaaatatataaataaaagaatttggaCGAGCGACCAACaacacataatatatttcttattgagaaaaatgattgaatGATGATGCCTCGTTGGTGGGAATAatctgtttaaaaaaaaacaaacaaacaaacatgaTCTGtaaaagggggaaaagaaaattaaagaaaatggaaaaaacgtttaaaaaagaaaaataaaatagaaaacaaataacatttagaaaaataatgaatggtcaatacattttgatattatctcTCTGTATTTTTGTGATAGGATTATTCGTAATAagaagatttataaatttacgaCCTTCTTCTCTTAAACTTTAAACATTAGACTAACGGATAAAGGAAATTATGCAAATATGTAAATCGTTTATCCTCATCGGCGAAGATCcttttatgaattaaattttctcgagAATTATTCGAGAAAGTTTTTCAACGGGATCTCTTTGAAAGTATCTCCTATGGAAAATATATCGcatttcgtaaaaatattgacaaaaataatgcgattatatatatatatatatatatatatatatatatatatatatatatgttatatacggaatttaataaaatttagacTAAAACCAAACATTagttataaataagaaatgacaTAAATGAATGCGAACGTTCACTTTTCTCAAGTGAACAAGCTATCGATCGTTTCGTCCATTGGTGTTGTTATTGCTTAGCCATTCAAATTGTTAACATGTAATGAAAACGATTAGAATGCgtgagattgagagagaaaacgagaaaaaaaaagttatatagctaataaataataataataaaaaaagaaaaaaaacggaaaaaaagataaagaaaaagaagaagaaaaagagaataaattaaattataaaaaagatatatagaaatatgttaaataGAATGGAGAGTAGGGAAGACGCGAAAGAGTAAGGCtatgagaaggaaaaagaaaaaaacgaaaagagaaaaatgaaatcttaTAAAGTATGGTAAATATTCTGCATACGATActcgttataaaaatttcattatcacgATTATATTACGGATTATTAATCAGatcaaatatctttaaaaatacctatatatatatatatatatatatacatactgaTGCATACGTATTAACGAATATCACGTTTTTATTCTCACGCATAAACACTAACATACACATTGATGTTTTACAATGCGTTATTTCGCGTTTTTCGAGTCGAATTATAGGATTATCCGatacagaaaataaatatgtcaaGAAGATAATgcagaagtaaaaaaaatttactggctcgtttaattcttttacatattttcttttcttatcttttctttttttttttagcatcGAGCTTCcactaaatataaaaatttcgagaagaattttttttcacatttaacACGAGAAAGTGAATAACGCATTGCTCCATTTTTCTCGCTGTATTGTAACGAATTGTACGCATGAGTCgtgaggaagggagagaagaaagacgaaaaaaaaaaaaaagaaagaaagagagagacaaaatatttttaacacatTTCTCGATTTCCTATATTATGCCAATAACATTATGAAGGCGTTATCTATTTaccaaaatttttctcttccaatcgtttcatttttctaatcatGTATATTTCAAAGATGTCAAGCGGAACGTTAGAGAAGTGTGTTTTTGTAATTCATCAAATAATTCCTATTTCTatccatatttatatttgtattttacatttgtattttatattaacatatttatatttatacattactACGGACACAaatacgtttaattaattaattaattgattaattaattataaaaaaaaaaaaagtaaagaagaaaaacaataaagcgACGTGTTGTATCTTCCGTCGATCGAAGAACGTTGAAATGTGTTACAAATTTGATACGCATTTTAACGTGATCATTATCTCGTAGGTATACGGAATATATCATATGGAGTTTCtagaaatgttaattaaatattaatcaacgCTTAGCACACTTTCCTACTTAGCTTATTCGGTGgtaatataaagagaaagagaagaaaagaaaaaaaaaaaaaaatttatagtttCATATCAAAGACATTGGTTTCTCTTggtaattttcgttatcgttgaaTATTACATTTGGACACGTTTCAATGAGAATGTTCTATTTTCGACAGatctaattatttcaataatctcATTAGGAAATATTATGAGTTCGTTAGACGATGCATAATCAATTACACTTACGATACTTTTAATCGAATTCATTGTGTTCCTCTACTTATTTCGTCAATTAATCTCGCCGATATTATCTGAACATTTCGTTCAGAAATCCGTAAGGGAGAACGGGAAGAAGTACCTGCCGCATTGAAGTCAGTATTAAAAGAGATAGTAGCGAGCAAGCATCCGGCGGAAGTGGAtagatttatcgattttatcgatctttttcacgatatttattagtaaagcctttttctactcttccaaacgatataataaattctctctattcctcgtattttaacttatatacatacatccatattataatacctataatgtataacattctttttctcttttttatttcttttcgagaaaagcacacaaacacaaacatacgtacatatacacgcgATCGTATTCACGTTTGTTGTAtttgagaggaaaaaaaaagaaagaaagaaagaaagaaagaaagaaaaaaacaaaaacaaaaaagaaaagagaagaaaatcgtgTACTTTCGAGTTTGCATGTTTCGAGGTTTTTTCCTGTGTGATATAACGAATTTCTTCATTCACATCTTTTTAAGTGTTAAAAaaggagtgagaaagagagaagaaagagtaaagTGTCTTATGAGATCACGAGGAGGTCGCGAGatctattttcgatttttaatgGGCAA encodes:
- the LOC124949024 gene encoding multiple C2 and transmembrane domain-containing protein isoform X8 — protein: MDDSKKKDTDKCPSKEVSALNEKVPVENSKNIDSETTINSLPLNNNSSSNFYFDLKKHSDEKVPLMGTSKDDSKVKHEETLIVLDPLVVPSSSIRKVSVEKEKKVERQKEKRTIGALKSSIDKKLVSVEKKLEDRVEKIWEDNIEKHPWLIPIENWIIDRCKSDTNDKSHVKKTQETNLKGTAYEFKFTAAEGDNEEPKIESVLKEKSKRKIRMGSPKLERSSVDEPIAISHLKNLEKPFRSHSAEDVSTIGNRLTDSEGFLRLKEIKPNNPLFDRLMDNFKEKMEDIQRYFQKTNRLADVNRKLKSQIWSSVVTIVLVEAKSLLPMDIDGLSDPYVKFRLGTEKYKSKVVNKTLNPVWLEQFDLHLYEDPYLGQELEVTVWDRDRSHQDDIMGKTVINLATLERETTHRLWRDLEDGSGSIFLLLTISGTTASETISDLAAHEETPRERTNLIQRYSLLNTLQRPRDVGHLTVKIYRAQGLAAADLGGKSDPFCVLELVNARLQTQTEYKTLAPNWQKIFTFNVKDINSVLEVTVYDEDRDHKVEFLGKVAIPLLRIRNGEKRWYALKDKKLRGRAKGNSPQILLEMTVIWNVFRACIRTLNPKEKKYMEPEIKFKRQVFLRNVLRLKAIILFFIEMGKYIQSCWEWESKPRSIIALTLFVLGCYYFEPYMIPALALLILLKYYLLNMEDGSGINQWICGQVAAVTGASLTHQTSPHFQDTSEMMSDDGPVTPGDDDDDEDDKDKEEKKSLKERLQAIQEVTQTVQNSIGYIASLCERIKNLFNFTIPYLSYLAMTLTIIGAAVLYYIPVRYLILVWGVNKFSRKILRPHSVPNNEVLDLISRVPDDEEILNYRELKPLPTADCERGGGSSVSGGNTAKREQRKRHKAA
- the LOC124949024 gene encoding multiple C2 and transmembrane domain-containing protein isoform X4, giving the protein MSKSVELLAGSEDSEPIPAGCWIVPELLMDLANNTTEERSRLNLNGSRQLSKSATELRNNEIEKLSPSRRGEVGGESGVIHHHRHHRHATSVAQRTHTFFATLKSRWSRSRSKERKKSKDGGGVPTTQESTSFKTPGIESDYTADYSSEHSRSSSATQSPARHCLKHPESPLTRVGREKILTLQEDSPGKCSDGSSKGSLNRQSFKDVNTSEEARGSMSNQDGAFVQDEIIRRREIALRQHAFFQLRLHIRRGVNLMAMDRCGASDPYVKIKSAGRLLHKSRTVHRDLNPVWDESVTLPIEDPFQPLTIKVFDYDWGLQDDFMGAAQLDLTQFDLGYAQDVTLELKDPARPKQHLGEICLTATLWPRNQQEKEQYFQKTNRLADVNRKLKSQIWSSVVTIVLVEAKSLLPMDIDGLSDPYVKFRLGTEKYKSKVVNKTLNPVWLEQFDLHLYEDPYLGQELEVTVWDRDRSHQDDIMGKTVINLATLERETTHRLWRDLEDGSGSIFLLLTISGTTASETISDLAAHEETPRERTNLIQRYSLLNTLQRPRDVGHLTVKIYRAQGLAAADLGGKSDPFCVLELVNARLQTQTEYKTLAPNWQKIFTFNVKDINSVLEVTVYDEDRDHKVEFLGKVAIPLLRIRNGEKRWYALKDKKLRGRAKGNSPQILLEMTVIWNVFRACIRTLNPKEKKYMEPEIKFKRQVFLRNVLRLKAIILFFIEMGKYIQSCWEWESKPRSIIALTLFVLGCYYFEPYMIPALALLILLKYYLVAAVTGASLTHQTSPHFQDTSEMMSDDGPVTPGDDDDDEDDKDKEEKKSLKERLQAIQEVTQTVQNSIGYIASLCERIKNLFNFTIPYLSYLAMTLTIIGAAVLYYIPVRYLILVWGVNKFSRKILRPHSVPNNEVLDLISRVPDDEEILNYRELKPLPTADCERGGGSSVSGGNTAKREQRKRHKAA
- the LOC124949024 gene encoding multiple C2 and transmembrane domain-containing protein isoform X5, which translates into the protein MLDRTGIAYGSYNTTEERSRLNLNGSRQLSKSATELRNNEIEKLSPSRRGEVGGESGVIHHHRHHRHATSVAQRTHTFFATLKSRWSRSRSKERKKSKDGGGVPTTQESTSFKTPGIESDYTADYSSEHSRSSSATQSPARHCLKHPESPLTRVGREKILTLQEDSPGKCSDGSSKGSLNRQSFKDVNTSEEARGSMSNQDGAFVQDEIIRRREIALRQHAFFQLRLHIRRGVNLMAMDRCGASDPYVKIKSAGRLLHKSRTVHRDLNPVWDESVTLPIEDPFQPLTIKVFDYDWGLQDDFMGAAQLDLTQFDLGYAQDVTLELKDPARPKQHLGEICLTATLWPRNQQEKEQYFQKTNRLADVNRKLKSQIWSSVVTIVLVEAKSLLPMDIDGLSDPYVKFRLGTEKYKSKVVNKTLNPVWLEQFDLHLYEDPYLGQELEVTVWDRDRSHQDDIMGKTVINLATLERETTHRLWRDLEDGSGSIFLLLTISGTTASETISDLAAHEETPRERTNLIQRYSLLNTLQRPRDVGHLTVKIYRAQGLAAADLGGKSDPFCVLELVNARLQTQTEYKTLAPNWQKIFTFNVKDINSVLEVTVYDEDRDHKVEFLGKVAIPLLRIRNGEKRWYALKDKKLRGRAKGNSPQILLEMTVIWNVFRACIRTLNPKEKKYMEPEIKFKRQVFLRNVLRLKAIILFFIEMGKYIQSCWEWESKPRSIIALTLFVLGCYYFEPYMIPALALLILLKYYLLNMEDGSGINQWICGQVAAVTGASLTHQTSPHFQDTSEMMSDDGPVTPGDDDDDEDDKDKEEKKSLKERLQAIQEVTQTVQNSIGYIASLCERIKNLFNFTIPYLSYLAMTLTIIGAAVLYYIPVRYLILVWGVNKFSRKILRPHSVPNNEVLDLISRVPDDEEILNYRELKPLPTADCERGGGSSVSGGNTAKREQRKRHKAA
- the LOC124949024 gene encoding multiple C2 and transmembrane domain-containing protein isoform X3, giving the protein MSKSVELLAGSEDSEPIPADNTTEERSRLNLNGSRQLSKSATELRNNEIEKLSPSRRGEVGGESGVIHHHRHHRHATSVAQRTHTFFATLKSRWSRSRSKERKKSKDGGGVPTTQESTSFKTPGIESDYTADYSSEHSRSSSATQSPARHCLKHPESPLTRVGREKILTLQEDSPGKCSDGSSKGSLNRQSFKDVNTSEEARGSMSNQDGAFVQDEIIRRREIALRQHAFFQLRLHIRRGVNLMAMDRCGASDPYVKIKSAGRLLHKSRTVHRDLNPVWDESVTLPIEDPFQPLTIKVFDYDWGLQDDFMGAAQLDLTQFDLGYAQDVTLELKDPARPKQHLGEICLTATLWPRNQQEKEQYFQKTNRLADVNRKLKSQIWSSVVTIVLVEAKSLLPMDIDGLSDPYVKFRLGTEKYKSKVVNKTLNPVWLEQFDLHLYEDPYLGQELEVTVWDRDRSHQDDIMGKTVINLATLERETTHRLWRDLEDGSGSIFLLLTISGTTASETISDLAAHEETPRERTNLIQRYSLLNTLQRPRDVGHLTVKIYRAQGLAAADLGGKSDPFCVLELVNARLQTQTEYKTLAPNWQKIFTFNVKDINSVLEVTVYDEDRDHKVEFLGKVAIPLLRIRNGEKRWYALKDKKLRGRAKGNSPQILLEMTVIWNVFRACIRTLNPKEKKYMEPEIKFKRQVFLRNVLRLKAIILFFIEMGKYIQSCWEWESKPRSIIALTLFVLGCYYFEPYMIPALALLILLKYYLLNMEDGSGINQWICGQVAAVTGASLTHQTSPHFQDTSEMMSDDGPVTPGDDDDDEDDKDKEEKKSLKERLQAIQEVTQTVQNSIGYIASLCERIKNLFNFTIPYLSYLAMTLTIIGAAVLYYIPVRYLILVWGVNKFSRKILRPHSVPNNEVLDLISRVPDDEEILNYRELKPLPTADCERGGGSSVSGGNTAKREQRKRHKAA